TTGATAGCTAGATTGGGGTGCCTGGTCATAATGACTTTTATTTCTAAAATCAGGATGACGAGCAATTGCAGTTCCGATCCATTTTTGGATATTATCGCTTTGATTAGAAATAGCGCGTAAACTCTCATCGATGACCTGATTTTTTTGACTCAAGTTGGCCCATTTAATCCATTGATCAAAAGATTTATCTCGGGCTTCTGTCGCGCCTACTAGATAAAGTTTTTGCTCAGCCCGGGTTAAGGCCACATATAACTTACGTTGTTCCTCTGCACTAAGTTCAAGACGTTCATAGTGTTCAGCCAGCAAACGAATCGGATTGCTATAGCTAATGCCATTGAAACGGTCTCTGACTTTAACCCCAATACCTATTTGGTCATTAATCAACAGTTCATTCTTCAGATCGTCGACATTGAATCCCTTAGCCATATTGAAGTAAAAAACCACAGGGAATTCTAGTCCCTTACTGGCATGGACGGTCATTAATTGAACTGTATTTTGATTGAGATCGATGGTCTGTGGGCTTTCTAAGTCCTTCTCGCGTTCCTGCATTTTTTCAATGAAACGGATAAATTGAAAAAGACCCCTGAATTGATTTTCCTCAAAATCATAAGCTCTCTTATATAAGCCATGTAAATTACTTTCGCGCTGTAAACCATTGGTCATCCCACTCACATAGTCTAAATAGCCTGTATCTTGGTAGATTTGCCAAATTAATTGAGCTATCGAATGCTCTTTAGTGAAACTACGCCAGAACTGGAGCCAATCGAGCAATTGTTGGAGTTTATTGAGTAGGTCATTATCCTTTTCATTTTGATGAGATTCAACATAAGATTGGACCGCTTCAAAATAAGTCCCCTCGCGCTCAGCAATGCGTATCTTGGCCATTTCTGGTTCAGTCAAGCCGATAATTGGTGACCGTAATACTGCGGCCAAAGGAATATCTTGGTAAGGATTATCAATTAATTTCAACAGCCCTACCATGGTCATAATTTCAGTCCGTTGGAAATAATTTTGCTTTTTATCTTGCATAATCGGAATATCGTATTGAGTGAAAATGTTTTCTAAATCCTGATAAAAAGTACGATTGCTTCCTAAAATCACAATATCACTATAGCATAGCGGGCGCATCTTATCTTCACTAGTTGCATCCTTATCATAAATCTTAAAGCCCTTTTGCATGAGCGAAGTTATTTTTTGGGCAATCACTTCTGCTTGGAGTTCAGTTCGAGACAGTTCTTGATTGCTATCCAAGCTTTGACGGTAATCCTCATTTTCTTCAACTAATAAGACTTCCGTTTCATAGCCTTCTAGGTCTGGGTACCAAGTGGCTCCTACACTTAACTGTCCTTCAGAAAGATAATCGACTCCACCGATTTTTTCGTCCATTAATTGAGAAAACACAAAGTTGACAAAGCTTAAAATCTCAGGGCGACTACGGAAATTTTCCGCTAGATTGATTCGATAAGAAGGCTCCTCAAAAGGCGGCGTTTGCTCGTCAAAGTTAGCATAGCGCTGGTACTTGTCCATAAATAATTTAGGGTCGGCGTAGCGGAAGCGATAGATACTTTGCTTCACATCCCCTACCATGAAGCGATTATAGGAGCGATCTTCTTGACTAACCGCTTGAATGATCGCCTCTTGCAGGCCATTGACGTCTTGATACTCATCGAC
This genomic window from Aerococcus sp. Group 1 contains:
- the addA gene encoding helicase-exonuclease AddAB subunit AddA — translated: MLKDLQLNAKINQTDLYKFLAFDEETTNKMLKESYRLAAAIVYLCQLFIDRMQAEMFEEKQLDFQAIELYTYQILSPTDPDKNEALLYYQSRFKEVMVDEYQDVNGLQEAIIQAVSQEDRSYNRFMVGDVKQSIYRFRYADPKLFMDKYQRYANFDEQTPPFEEPSYRINLAENFRSRPEILSFVNFVFSQLMDEKIGGVDYLSEGQLSVGATWYPDLEGYETEVLLVEENEDYRQSLDSNQELSRTELQAEVIAQKITSLMQKGFKIYDKDATSEDKMRPLCYSDIVILGSNRTFYQDLENIFTQYDIPIMQDKKQNYFQRTEIMTMVGLLKLIDNPYQDIPLAAVLRSPIIGLTEPEMAKIRIAEREGTYFEAVQSYVESHQNEKDNDLLNKLQQLLDWLQFWRSFTKEHSIAQLIWQIYQDTGYLDYVSGMTNGLQRESNLHGLYKRAYDFEENQFRGLFQFIRFIEKMQEREKDLESPQTIDLNQNTVQLMTVHASKGLEFPVVFYFNMAKGFNVDDLKNELLINDQIGIGVKVRDRFNGISYSNPIRLLAEHYERLELSAEEQRKLYVALTRAEQKLYLVGATEARDKSFDQWIKWANLSQKNQVIDESLRAISNQSDNIQKWIGTAIARHPDFRNKSHYDQAPQSSYQSVTTDFHIQVVNEEELLTHTAFQNIQLAPEKASVEGENAQTEIISSPLDYDYLYQEASQTSSYQSVSELKRLFEEPEDGRQMQWRYSNSQSEAVQGLRFTPSHYPAPEFIQSQAVHSPSEHGSAVHLLLQAMDLKAMPSFDSLSESYKDLVAKGLLEESSLSEADLQQLLAFFETPMGKRIIHPKSQVYREQPFSYLLPYRQLKSSTGLTPNDKVLIHGIIDGFLIDENDQVWLFDYKTDHIGYLPAKEQRQTLLKRYRVQMSLYKKALTSILERPVDYAVLIALDSLETFLVE